GGCCGACCACCGCGCGAAGCAGTGCCCGCATCCACGTCAACGGTCAGATCGGCCACCTGGACGACCGTCCGCAACCGCCCCATCCGCCGCAGCACCGCTTCGACCCGCGCAATCAACTCCGCCAGCACGAACGGCTTCACCACATAGTCATCAGCCCCCGTCCGCAGCCCGTGCAGCCGATCCTGTACGCCGTCCCGCGCCGTTAGCAACACGATGCCGGCGTTGGAAACCTCCCGAGCAACCGACAGCAACGCGAACCCGTCGCGCCCCGGAAGCATCACGTCCAGCAGCACCAGATCCGGGTCGTACTCCGCGAGATCCCGCTCGAACGTCTCCCCGTCGGCCCGCGTCTCGACCACGAACCCGGCCTCCTCCAGCGCGATCCCGACCGACGTACGGAGCACCTCCGCGTCCTCGACCAGCAGCACCCGCGCCATCCCGTCATCCTGCCACCGTCCGTCCCGGGACCGGGACCTCACACCCGCAGCAGCCCGTCGACGACTCCGGTGTGGCCGGCCAGCACTTTGCCCGGGTCGGTGGACAGCACCCCACCGAGCACGGACGCGTAGACGTCGCGGAAGTCGACCGTCGACTTCAGATCACCGTTCGACAGGTCGGTGAGACTCGGCTGAGCCCCGTGGAACCCGCCGTTGACCTTCTCCCCGAGCACGAAGAGCGGACCGGCGGTCCCGTGGTCGGTGCCGTCGCTGCCGTTCGCATGCACCCGCCGCCCGAACTCCGAGTACACCAGCACCACCACGTTCTTGCCCCGATCGGTCTTCCGCAGCCGCTGCACGAACGGCGTCAACGACGAGTCCAGCTCGGTCAGCAGTCGTTGCTGGGTGCCCCGTTCGTCCGCGTGCGTGTCGAACCCGCCCAAAGACACCGAGTAGGCCCGAGTCGGTACGCCGGCCTCGATCAGCCCGGCGACGAGATCCAACTGGGTCCCCAGCTGCGAAGACCCACCAGCCGAAGCACCCTTCGTCTTCTCCTCGTCCTCGTCGTCCTCCCGTTCGCCGGCCTCGTGACCACCCAGCACCCGTACGGCGTTCTGCAGATCACCCAGCGACTTGGCAGCCTGCGCCTGCCAGCGCTCCTCACCGGGGCTCGGCTTCCCCAGCGCCGCGAAGGCCTCTCCCAACGCACCCTGCGGAAGCTTCAACCCCCGAACCGGCAACGACGCCGCCGCGGTCGTCGCCCCGGCCAGCATCGGCGGCAACGTCGGCTCGACCGACACCGCCCGCAACGGATCCGCGCCGGTCGCATCGAGCCACCGCCCGAGCCACCCGGTCGGCACCGACGTCGCCGGCGAAGCCGTCTGCCAGATCGCCATCGACCGGAAATGACTCCGGTCCGGCTCCGGATACCCGACTCCCCGGACCACCGCCAGCCGGTCCTCGTCCCACAGCCCCTTCAACCCCTTGAGCCCCGGATTCAGCCCTAGCCCCTCCCCGAGATCGAGCACCTCCTCGGGCTTGTACGCCAGCTCCGGCCGAGCGTCCTGGTATGCCGGATCAGCCGCCGGTACGACGGTGTTCAGCCCGTCGTTCCCGCCGTACAGCGTGACGACGACGAGCACGGAATCCCCGCTGGGCAAGGGATCGCGGACCGCGGCGGTCATCAGGTCGGACCAGTTGACCTGGGTCGCGCCGACCGCGAGCGCACCCGCGGCCGTCACTCCACTCATGGTCAGGAACCGGCGTCGAGTCAGGTTGTCCACAGTCTTCTCCTCAACCACTCACGACGTACTCGGGAGCGCAGGCGGCCACGGCCGTCAGCTGCGCGGGATCCTTCACCGAAGCCAACGCGGCCTTCGTCCGGGCCGACCACCCGTCCACCCCCAGCAACTCCTGTACGTCGGTCGCCGGGTCCAGCTCGGCCGCCTTCGTCAGCAATTGCGCCACCTGCAGCCGCGTCACCCCGGCCGACGTGGTCAGCCAGCTCCCGCCGGAAGGCCACCCGCCCACGCTCGGCGGCCGGAACGGCACCTGGCCCATGCCACGCAACCCGGCGATCAGCTTCATCCGCGTCTTCTCGTCCAGCCGCGCGGGCTGCAGCCGCAACGCCCGCAGCAACCCGACCGCCCACTCCACCGGCTGCTTCACCAACGCCGACGCGCTGTCCGTGAAGGCGGCCTCGGCCACCATCGCCCGCAGCAGCGCACGTACGTCCCGCTCACTCCCGTACGCCGCGACCAACCGCCGCAGCGCGTCGGCGGACGGCGGAGTCGCCGACACCAGCCGGAACCACAACCGCCCGACCACGAACGGCGCCGACGCCGCCTGCGCGACGGCCAGGTCGGCGAACCCGCGCGCGTCGTACGCGCCGGACTTCCCGAACAGGGTCTTGCTGTCCGCGTCGTGCCGGGCCGCGACGAAGCGCGCCTGGGTCGCGCCGCGTTTGATCGTCCACCCGGTCAGGCAACGGGCGCCCTCGAAGACGTCGACCTCGCTGTAGTGGCCGATCCCGAGCGTGAACAGCTCGAGGAACTCGCGGCCGAGGTTCTCGTTCGGCGAGCCCTTGCGGTTCGCGTTGCCGTCGAGCCAGCGGATCATCGCCGGGTCGACCACCATCGCCCGGGCCAGGTCCCCGAACTTGCCGAGCGCCTGCGTCCGGAACGCCTGGTTCTGCGTGAACATCAGCTGCGCGTTGCGGACCTTCTGGTTGCTGGTCGCGAAGTGCCCGTGCCAGAACCAGGTCAGCCGCTCGGTCGCCGTCGGCTCGGCGACCATCCGGTCCAGCCACCAGCTGGTCAGCCGCAACTCCTGCGCCGCCCGCTGCTTGTTCGCCGCCTTCTTCGCGGCCTTGTCGTCCTTCTTCCCCGCGTACTCCGGTGGTGTCAGGCCGGGCGGCGGTACCACGGCCACCGTCGGCGGCCCGAGCAGCCGCGCAACGGTCGCATCGAACCCCTCGTTCGAACCAACAGACCCGAACCCGAGCCGGTCGTTCAGCCGCCGGACGGCGGCGCGTTCGCTGATCTCACCCATGCCCCGATCCTGGCCACCGACCGGCCAGAACCCCAGCAAACCAAAGCCATCTTCAGCCAACCCACAGGTTCAGACCGGCAGTGCGACCTCGGCCAGCGCCTTCACCAGCGGCGCCTGCTCAGGCAGCTCAGCAGCCTTCTCCAGAGCAGCGGACAGGACGGCGTCGTGCGTCGGCTGAGCCTCAGCCAGCAACGCACGCCCCGCCTCGGTCACCTCGGTGTAGATCCCGCGCCGATCCGTCGGGCACAGGTACCGCGACAGCAGTTGGCGGTCCTCCAACCGGTTCACCAGCCGCGTCGTCGCCGACTGGCTCAGGACCACCGCGTTCGACAGCTGGTTCATCCGCAGGTGGTAGTCGTCCTGCCGGGCCAGTACGTCGAGCACGCTGTACTCGCTCACCGAGAGCCCGTGCTGCTTGTTCAGCGCGCGCTCCAGCTCGTCCTCGATCCGCGCGTGCAGAGCCGCTAGGGTGCGCCACCCCTGCGCCCGAGCCTCCGCGGCGTCGTCCGGTAGTCCCACAGCTCCTCCTCACCCAGCAATAGTCCGCGCATGCAACTGTCGCGGACGCGGGTATTAGTCACCAGACTACCGACCGGACGCGGAAAAGCCATGCCGGCCGCCGTCCCCGCCCAGCCCGGCTCCACCTCAGCCTCGCCGGTAGATCTCACGCACCGCGTGGAACGACTTCTTCGGCTCCCACCGGTACGGCGACGCCGGGTCCCAGCTGTCCTCGCGGATCACCTTGACCAGCCCGTAGCCCGCGATGTCGTCGTCGTGCTTGGGGTCGTCGGCCCGATGCGGTGCGTCCGGTGAGATGAACGTGTACGGCGAGGCGCCCAGCAACCCCTCCTTGGCGAACACGCCCAGCATGGTCGCCAGGTGCGTCGCCTGCTCCTGCTCGTTGCGCACGTACCCGTCCTTGATCGCCGGCGGATCGACCGTGTAGTCCACGATGTCCCAGCCCATCCCACCGGCCTCGGCCGCGCCGGTGAACGTGCAGCAGCCGAACTCCAGGATCAGGATCGGCTTGCCCCACTTCCGGAACGGCGCCAGCTCGGCCGTGTGCGCCGCCGGATCCGCGTGGTACGAGTAGTAGTCCAGCCCGACGATGTCGAACAGCGACCAGTCGACCGGCTCCAGGTCCGTCGCCGCGCCGTACGTGATCCGTCCATGGAAGTTGCTGCGGGCAACCTTTGCCATCTTCGCGGTGTAAGCGCGGAACCGGCGGACGATCGCGGGCATGTCGGGGTTGCCGTTGGTCAGGTGCTCGACCCGCTCGAAGAAGTCCGCGCCCGGCACGATCCCCGGCGTGAACAGCATGAACTCGCAGCCGATCACCAGGATCACCTCCGGCCCGTACCGGCGCCGCAGCCGCTCCGCGTCCCGGGCGACGTCGGCGAGCTTGCGCAGCGAGTCCGCCTGCGGCTCGTCGAAGAACCGCGGCTGGATCGAGACGCGCAGGCCCTGCCGGAGCGCCTCGGTGGCGGTGTCGCGCAAGCGCTTCGGCTGGGTGCCGTAGATGCTGACCCAGTTCGCGTGCAGGCGGTGGCGGATCGCACTCAGTTCGCCGCGGACGATGTCGGGACGCCAGAGGACACGGCTCTCGTCGCCGATGAATCCGGTGCCGGTGTCGTAGGCGACGCCGCGGAAGTCGAGATGGCGCTTGTCCGGCGTACCGGCGGGCGTCGTACGGGCTGCGGTTGCGGGGCTCGCGGCAACGGTTCCGGCGGTGGCGGCAACCACGCCGAGCGCGGCGGCGCGCTGCAGAAATCGGGACCTGCTGATCGGTTGGCTCATGCCGGACAACTCTCCGCCGCTCGCCGCGAACGGTCGTCGGGCAGAGGTTTTCCCTTGCGCAACTTAAGTTTTGCGGCCCAGGACTGACACAGCACTGATGTGCCGGGGCGATTGCTTGCTTCACGGACCGTGAGGGGACGACTCTTCTTGGTCAGAGGCCGCAACCGCCCAATGCGGCCGACGACACCTGGAGTGTGAGCATGTCAGGAAAGCTCAAGTTCACCCGTGCGGCCCTGGTCGCCGTGATGGTCGCGGTCGCGTCGGCCGGTGCGGTCGGCGCCGCCGAGGCCCGCGTGACACCGGGAACCAACATCGTCGGCGGTACGACGGCGAGCACCGCCCAGGCCCCGTGGGCGATCGCGCTGAACAACAGCCGGTCCCCCGTGCCGAGCGGCCAGTACTGCGGCGCGACGCTGGTGAAGGCGAACAAGATCGTCACCGCCGCGCACTGCGTGACCCAGCCGATCAGCACCTACACCGCGATCCAGGGCCGCGACCGGCTGAGCACTACCGCCGGCAAGACCTCGAAGATCTCCAAGATCTGGAAGGACCCGCAGTACGGGCGGGTGGCCGGCCACGACGTCGCCGTGCTGACGCTGACCACGCCGTTCACCGGTGTGGCCACCCTGCCGCTGGAGACCAGCCGCTCGGCCGACGCCGTCGGCGCGCAGTCGGTCGTCTACGGCTACGGCGAGACCGAGGGCACCGGCCCGGCCGACACCTTTCAGAAGGTGACCGTGCCGGTGCTCGGTGACTCGTACTGCGGTCAGGTGTACGCCGATGAGGGGTACGTCGCCAACGGCGAGATCTGCGCCGGCTACAAGGCCGGCGGCAAGGACTCCTGCCAGGGCGACTCCGGCGGCCCGCTCGTGCTGAACGGCCGGCTCTTCGGGGTCGTGTCGTGGGGCATCGGCTGCGCCGACGCGGGCAACCCCGGCGTGTACGCCGAGGTCGCGACGTACGCCTCGGCGCTGACGGCGCAGATCAACAACTAGCTCGGGACACGCGACTGATACGCCGTACCAGGTTCTGGTACGGCGTATTAGTGTGTCGCCGGTGGCACGTGAAGCTGATGAGAAGACGGCCCTGGGCTCGGTCTGGCTGCGAGCGGAACCTTCGTCGACCCGGGCCCCGCTGACCCGCGAGGACATCGTCGGTGCGGCGATCGGCATCCTCGACAAGGAGGGCCTCGACGGTCTCTCGATGCGCCGCGTCGCCGTCGAACTCGGCACCGCCGCGACGTCGGCCCTCTACTGGCGGGTCGCCACCAAGAACGACCTCCTGGAACTAGCCGTCGACGAGATCCTCGCCGGGGCCCTGGTCCCCACCGACGACGCCGGCGACTGGCGAGACCAGCTCGCCGTCCTGGGCCTGGCGGCGTACGAAGCCCTCGACCGCCACCCCTGGGCCACCCAACTCCTGGCCTCCCACGCCGGCCTCGGCCCCAACTACCAGACCTACACCGCCCGCCTGGTCGAAATCCTCACCACCGCCGGCTTCAAGAACATCCACCTGGACGCCGCAGTCTCCGCCGTCTTCCACTACATCATCGGCGCCGCCGTCACCGACGCCGCCTGGCACTCCACCATCCACCGCAGCGGCCTCCCCGACCCCACCTGGGCCAACGCCGCCGGCCAGCACCTGGACATCGAGCCCGAAGCGTTGACCGCCTACCTCACGCCGGACAACCCCGCCGGCCCCACCGCCCGCTTCACCACAGGCCTACGAGTCATCCTCGTAGGCCTGCGTCCTCGTCGTCTTTCCTAGAGATCAGCGAAAGCTGAGGTGGGGTTTTCGAAGGCGTCTGCGACGAAGCGGAGGAAGGCTGCTGCTGTTCCTCCGTCGCAGACTCGGTGGTCGAAGACGAGGGAGAGCTGGGTGAGTTTGCGGACGGCCAGCTCGCCGTCGACGACCCAGGGGCGGTCGATGATGCGGCCGACGCCGAGGATCGCGACCTGCGGGTGGTTGATGATCGCCGCACTGCCGTCGACGCCGAAGCTGCCGTAGTTGTTGAGGGTAAAGCTCCCCGATGACAGCTCGTGCGCGGTGAGCTTGCCGTCGCGGGCGGCGGCGGTCAGGCGGCGGATCTCGCCGTCCAGCTCGCGAGCGGTGAGCGTGTGCGCGTTCGGTACGGCGGGCACGACCAGGCCGCGGTCGGTCTGAGCGGCCAGCCCGAGGTTGACGCCGTCGTACTGAACGAGATCATCACCGTCGACGAAACCGTTCAGCTCCGGGTGCTTGCGCAGCCCGGCGACCACGAAGCGCGCCATCAGCGCGAGCAGACCCGGCCCGGGATCAGTTGCCGTGCGCATCGAAGCCCGCAGCTCGACCAACGGGGTCGCGTCGACGTCCACCCAGGTCGTCGCCTCGGGGATCTCCGACCGGCTCCGACTCAACGTCGCCGCGACGGTCTTCCGGAACCCGTTCATCGTCGTACGCCGAAGCTCAGGCAGCCCGGTCCGCGAATCCCCAACCACAGCAGGAGTACGCGCCGCCACAGCAGCTTCCACATCCCGGCGCACGATCAATCCACCCGCACCCGACCCCTGCAAACTCCTCAGATCAAGCCCCGCATCCTTCGCGATCCGGCGGACCAGGGGCGAGATCACCAACGGCACCGCACGCGCAACAACCGCGGGCCGCTCGGCAACTGCCAGCGCGGAACCGTTCGCAGCCGCAGGCTGCCCATTCACCCGAGCCTTCCGCCGACGCCCCGACCCCGCACTCTCCGGCGTCCCGTACCCGA
The Kribbella italica DNA segment above includes these coding regions:
- a CDS encoding response regulator transcription factor, whose translation is MARVLLVEDAEVLRTSVGIALEEAGFVVETRADGETFERDLAEYDPDLVLLDVMLPGRDGFALLSVAREVSNAGIVLLTARDGVQDRLHGLRTGADDYVVKPFVLAELIARVEAVLRRMGRLRTVVQVADLTVDVDAGTASRGGRPLVLTATELKLLSFLAGRQGRVVGKTQLLTAVWGYDDYAPNLVEVHISALRRKLEAHGPRLLHTIRGTGYILRADQS
- a CDS encoding DUF1501 domain-containing protein codes for the protein MDNLTRRRFLTMSGVTAAGALAVGATQVNWSDLMTAAVRDPLPSGDSVLVVVTLYGGNDGLNTVVPAADPAYQDARPELAYKPEEVLDLGEGLGLNPGLKGLKGLWDEDRLAVVRGVGYPEPDRSHFRSMAIWQTASPATSVPTGWLGRWLDATGADPLRAVSVEPTLPPMLAGATTAAASLPVRGLKLPQGALGEAFAALGKPSPGEERWQAQAAKSLGDLQNAVRVLGGHEAGEREDDEDEEKTKGASAGGSSQLGTQLDLVAGLIEAGVPTRAYSVSLGGFDTHADERGTQQRLLTELDSSLTPFVQRLRKTDRGKNVVVLVYSEFGRRVHANGSDGTDHGTAGPLFVLGEKVNGGFHGAQPSLTDLSNGDLKSTVDFRDVYASVLGGVLSTDPGKVLAGHTGVVDGLLRV
- a CDS encoding DUF1800 domain-containing protein, which gives rise to MGEISERAAVRRLNDRLGFGSVGSNEGFDATVARLLGPPTVAVVPPPGLTPPEYAGKKDDKAAKKAANKQRAAQELRLTSWWLDRMVAEPTATERLTWFWHGHFATSNQKVRNAQLMFTQNQAFRTQALGKFGDLARAMVVDPAMIRWLDGNANRKGSPNENLGREFLELFTLGIGHYSEVDVFEGARCLTGWTIKRGATQARFVAARHDADSKTLFGKSGAYDARGFADLAVAQAASAPFVVGRLWFRLVSATPPSADALRRLVAAYGSERDVRALLRAMVAEAAFTDSASALVKQPVEWAVGLLRALRLQPARLDEKTRMKLIAGLRGMGQVPFRPPSVGGWPSGGSWLTTSAGVTRLQVAQLLTKAAELDPATDVQELLGVDGWSARTKAALASVKDPAQLTAVAACAPEYVVSG
- a CDS encoding MarR family transcriptional regulator, with the protein product MGLPDDAAEARAQGWRTLAALHARIEDELERALNKQHGLSVSEYSVLDVLARQDDYHLRMNQLSNAVVLSQSATTRLVNRLEDRQLLSRYLCPTDRRGIYTEVTEAGRALLAEAQPTHDAVLSAALEKAAELPEQAPLVKALAEVALPV
- a CDS encoding abortive phage infection protein, with product MSQPISRSRFLQRAAALGVVAATAGTVAASPATAARTTPAGTPDKRHLDFRGVAYDTGTGFIGDESRVLWRPDIVRGELSAIRHRLHANWVSIYGTQPKRLRDTATEALRQGLRVSIQPRFFDEPQADSLRKLADVARDAERLRRRYGPEVILVIGCEFMLFTPGIVPGADFFERVEHLTNGNPDMPAIVRRFRAYTAKMAKVARSNFHGRITYGAATDLEPVDWSLFDIVGLDYYSYHADPAAHTAELAPFRKWGKPILILEFGCCTFTGAAEAGGMGWDIVDYTVDPPAIKDGYVRNEQEQATHLATMLGVFAKEGLLGASPYTFISPDAPHRADDPKHDDDIAGYGLVKVIREDSWDPASPYRWEPKKSFHAVREIYRRG
- a CDS encoding S1 family peptidase is translated as MSGKLKFTRAALVAVMVAVASAGAVGAAEARVTPGTNIVGGTTASTAQAPWAIALNNSRSPVPSGQYCGATLVKANKIVTAAHCVTQPISTYTAIQGRDRLSTTAGKTSKISKIWKDPQYGRVAGHDVAVLTLTTPFTGVATLPLETSRSADAVGAQSVVYGYGETEGTGPADTFQKVTVPVLGDSYCGQVYADEGYVANGEICAGYKAGGKDSCQGDSGGPLVLNGRLFGVVSWGIGCADAGNPGVYAEVATYASALTAQINN
- a CDS encoding TetR/AcrR family transcriptional regulator C-terminal domain-containing protein, which encodes MAREADEKTALGSVWLRAEPSSTRAPLTREDIVGAAIGILDKEGLDGLSMRRVAVELGTAATSALYWRVATKNDLLELAVDEILAGALVPTDDAGDWRDQLAVLGLAAYEALDRHPWATQLLASHAGLGPNYQTYTARLVEILTTAGFKNIHLDAAVSAVFHYIIGAAVTDAAWHSTIHRSGLPDPTWANAAGQHLDIEPEALTAYLTPDNPAGPTARFTTGLRVILVGLRPRRLS
- a CDS encoding 2-oxo acid dehydrogenase subunit E2, producing MNTFLLPDLGEGLTEAEIVRWLVAVGDVVAVDAPIAEVETAKSLVEVPSPYAGVVTELHGAEGSTIDVGQPLITIGSAAGEAYREEEKAGSGNVLIGYGTPESAGSGRRRKARVNGQPAAANGSALAVAERPAVVARAVPLVISPLVRRIAKDAGLDLRSLQGSGAGGLIVRRDVEAAVAARTPAVVGDSRTGLPELRRTTMNGFRKTVAATLSRSRSEIPEATTWVDVDATPLVELRASMRTATDPGPGLLALMARFVVAGLRKHPELNGFVDGDDLVQYDGVNLGLAAQTDRGLVVPAVPNAHTLTARELDGEIRRLTAAARDGKLTAHELSSGSFTLNNYGSFGVDGSAAIINHPQVAILGVGRIIDRPWVVDGELAVRKLTQLSLVFDHRVCDGGTAAAFLRFVADAFENPTSAFADL